The Candidatus Bathyarchaeota archaeon DNA window TTTAGTTACGGCATCACTTAGAGATTTATGAGATACAACACCGAGCTTTTTGAGTAACACTCTTGCTTTTTTTAGAGTTTGAAGATTGCCAACTTGTTCAACTGCGACCTGATACGGATACTTGCCTTTCCATGCTTCTGGAACAATATTCTGTTTTCCATCAGATTTTGCACGGAAAACGCCGTGCAGAACATTAGAATCGATATTCAACAGAAAAATCAAATCTCCTTTTTTTACTGCTAAGGCATCATCACCGTAAACTTTGCTGGTCCCGAAAAGCATTCTATCCATACATTCTTTTTCAGTCTTCGCTGATGAAACAAAAATATGCGACGTAACTTGTGAAATCTCTTCTAACATTCGGATCCACTCAAGTAATACCGCATTTCTCTACAGTATAAATATACTGTGGTAATTTCAGCATTTTACTTTGAAATTTATGTTCACAAACCTTTCACTTTTTAAGATGAGCCACCTTCCTTAGCAAATGCAAATTTGGTGAGATGCGTTTACCTGATTATTCCAAGGTTTGAAGGAATGACCAAAATCTTAAAACACAAATAGAAAAGCAACTAAACTTTACCGTTTGACTAAGAGTACGAATGCTCTTGCCACTAATGCCAAGCCGAAAACAAGGATTATGCCTGCCCAAAACACAAACCACTCCGCAGTCAAAGTGATATTCAACAGGTACGTAGATATTAGGTAGCCTGCGCCAAGCCAGAACACGATGTTTTCGATGGTTTCTGCCCTACGTGCATACGGTGAATGAAGCAGAATTCTGATAACAAGTATCACAATTTCAATGACGCCGATGGCTATGGCAAACTGGAAACCTGCAGTGTAGAGTTCAATGTGCGCTGCAGGGTCAGTGGGTGCAGGAAGCGGAACCCCAGTACCTGGCACGTTTACTAGGTTAAGACCCAAAAAGAAGTCGATTAATCGATCCAGAAGACTGCTGGGAAGGTGAATTGCATAGATTACTGCCAAAGTGATAAGTATCGAGCCGACCCATATGGCGGTTAGTAGGCTTTCCTTTTTTTCGTCACTTAAGGCTTGGCGTAATCTGGCGCCGATCAATGACTGTTTCTCCTTGCAAAAAGTGGACTGAATTGCAGATATATCTTTCTCCAAATCTTGCGCAGTGCATCTTTTAAATAGTTAGAGCTGATTAGAACATATGGGGAGAATTTTATGTCGTATTGTCCGAAATGTGGCAACCCAGTCGAAGACACCATGACATTTTGCCCCCGATGCGGCGCACCACTAAAAGGCACCTCGCCCGCTCAAGCTGAGCCTGTTCCGCCATACCAAAAACGCAACGAAAAAGCAGAAAAAAACGAAAACAGAGAAAAACAGGAGAAAGGCGAAAGGGGCTTCATCGGCTACCTTATCGGTGGCTTAATCCTAATCACTCTCGGCTTGTTTTCAGTGATACAGATCAGCAACCCCAACATTGTCAACGCTGGGCAAACTTGGGCTCTGATGCTACTCATCATCGGCGTTATCATCATCGCGGGCGCCATCTACGTCGCGGTTATCGCACGCAGGCACTCGCCAGTTCCCCATTAAAGAGTCCAGCCCAGAAACGCTCTGTAAAGACTGTGCTCAAGGAGCGTTAGGGTGCTTCTTCTTCCGAAAATGCGAAAATAGTTTTTTCCCGCCGCTTCAACCATGTCCCCTATGTCGTAGCGCGGCAGCATACATGAGGAAATGATGAGTCTGCCCCATTCACCCCTTTTGAGTTCATGCAACAGTTTTACCCCTTTGCCAGTGACAACCTCAAATAGGTACGCGTCATAGTTCGGAGTAATGTAGGGCCAATCGTCCAGTTGCTGACCAAACACGCCCTCCGTCGCAGTGTACATCTCCACGATGGGAACGTCACCAAAGTATTTTTTGAGTATGGGTCCGTATTTAAATTGGATTTTGCGTACGCTGGTGCAAAAGAGCGCTTGGGGTTTCCAGATGGCACACGGGAGTTTGCCGTAGCGATGTTTGATGTATCGGGCAAAGTGGAGGATGACGGGTGTAACGCCCATGGTTGCTGTGACGTTGTGGTCTTTAGCCATCTCGTACACCAACTCGAAGCGTTGCTGCCAGTCCCTGCGGCTGATTCCACTGCCTATCTTGTCGATGTCTTCTTGGCGGGGAAGCAAACTGACACGGTCAAACATCGGGTTCAATCGAGCGTAGGTGCCGATACTGTAGCCGTAAGAAACTGCCCTGCCATCAACATTCATGGTGTGCACGTTTGAGGGAATGTTTGGGGCGGTTCAGACAAAAACGCCTTGTAGCTGCGCTCTCTTACCGCGGCGAGGTGGGGAATGAGTGCTGAATAGTTGATTATGGGAAAATTAGATTGATATTCAGCTATGCTGCCGATTTTGTGGGCAAAGAGGTTTTGGCCGTATTCTGTTTGGGCGTATTTTGGGAGTAACTCAGCTAAAACTTGTTCCTGTGCTTTTTGGGGTTCTCGATTGAGTCATACCAGGGCTTTACATAGGGCAAAATGATACCTTTGATTCCCTCTCGGTCAGGTAACATAGCGTTCGTCAGTCTGTTTCTATGAATTTGCTTATATGCTTCTACACAAGATACTAGGACAACGCAGACATTAAGGTTGAGACTATGACCGATTCAGTTGAGGTAACCGCTGAGAAAATTCGCAAGCTTCAAGTTCAGGGCGCAAGAAATGTCGCAATAGCCGCAGTGAAAGCTCTCCAAACCCTTGCCCAGCAAACCCAAGCTAATACCAAACAGCAACTCATAGCCGAACTCAAAGCAGCTCAAACAGTGCTCTCTGCATCTAGAGAAACTGAGCCACTCATGCGTAACGCCATGCGCTGCATAATCATTCAAACCCAAAACGCAGAGACTACAAAAATCGAAAGCCTTAAGGAAACGGTAGTTTCCAGTGCAGAAAAATTCCTCAAAGACCTCGACGCAACGCGGGAGCGAATCGCTGAGATTGGAGCGAAACGTATCCGAGACGATATGGTGGTTTTCACGCATTGCCATTCCTCAACTGTTACTCGACTTCTTTCAAAAGCCAAAGAGCAGGGCAAAAACTTCAAAGTCATATGCACCGAAACTCGCCCAGCTTTTCAAGGAAGAATCACCGCAAAAGAATTGGTCAACTTTGGCATCGAAACCACCTTCATTGTTGATTCAGCTGCCCGCACTTTCATGGGCGACGTAGACATTGTTATTGTGGGTGCAGATGCAATCACTTCAGAGGGAAATGTGGTTAACAAAGTCGGGACAGGCGGCCTCGCGGTGTTGGCTCGTGAAGCACGCAAACCGTTCTATGTAGTTACGGAGCTGCTCAAGTTTGACCCCGAAACCCTTGGCGGAGAGTACGAGAAAATAGAGCAGCGCCTCCCAGCCGAAGTATGGGCGGATGCACCTGCAAACTTGAATGTGCGTAACCCTGCGTTTGATGTTACCTCAAACCGCTACATTCACGGTTTTATCTGCGAAGAAGGCATAATAGCCCCCCAAACCGTCATGGAGGTAACGCGGAAAAGGTTCCCATGGCTGTTTTAGTCAGGCTTGGTGTACGGCGTTATTTTTTTTTTGTTCTAACATGATTAAAAGGATTGTTTAGGTTCAGAGCAGACAGGATGGGATTTGTTCTTTATATGGAAAAGTTGTTCTAAACGCTATTTACTTGAGAGTTGGAGGTATCGACGTTTTAAGCGCATCTTTTTAGGGTTAATTATTATTTGCTTTGGCGCTTATTAAAAATGCCGTGTGAAAAGGTCATTGCAGGGGGATAAAGTAATCCTGCCATTTCACCTATAAGCGCTATTGTTGAGGAACTGGTTGGTCTAAATAGCTTAATGTGTAAAAGGAAAATGGTACGATATTACCCTCGAATCCCATAGCTTCAGATGGAAACTCAAAAGTTAATTTAATTATGGCGGTTTTTTCCGTGGTGTCCAAATACTTACTGCCTGATTCTAACGAATTATAGTGATGCATGTTTAGCAAACCTTTTGAACTGTTTTGTCCCTCAATCCAGACATATAGGTAGAATTTAGAATAATCCACCTCAAATGGATTGTCACTTGCTAGGGTAGCATTAATTGATAAGATTAGTCTAGTGTTGTTATTAATTTTGGTTCTGCTATCTTCAAGATAGGTAAATATGACATTAGAGGTTGGCACATTACTTGGTGCTGGTGTATCTGTATTTGTATTCCTGTTAGAAGTCGCTGTTGGTGTGGGAGAATTTATGAGATTGTTAGCGTTTGAGTTATTATTGGTTAGTGAGGCTACAATAGCTAAAGCAATGATGACGGCGCATAAAGTTACTACAACAATTACTTTTTCTAAATTCTTCATGAATGCCGTTAAAAGATAAATTGAATATAAGCTTTTTTGTATAGAATGCTTTCATAAGTTTAGTCAACATTTCTTGACCAATAA harbors:
- a CDS encoding zinc-ribbon domain-containing protein, yielding MSYCPKCGNPVEDTMTFCPRCGAPLKGTSPAQAEPVPPYQKRNEKAEKNENREKQEKGERGFIGYLIGGLILITLGLFSVIQISNPNIVNAGQTWALMLLIIGVIIIAGAIYVAVIARRHSPVPH
- a CDS encoding S-methyl-5-thioribose-1-phosphate isomerase — protein: MTDSVEVTAEKIRKLQVQGARNVAIAAVKALQTLAQQTQANTKQQLIAELKAAQTVLSASRETEPLMRNAMRCIIIQTQNAETTKIESLKETVVSSAEKFLKDLDATRERIAEIGAKRIRDDMVVFTHCHSSTVTRLLSKAKEQGKNFKVICTETRPAFQGRITAKELVNFGIETTFIVDSAARTFMGDVDIVIVGADAITSEGNVVNKVGTGGLAVLAREARKPFYVVTELLKFDPETLGGEYEKIEQRLPAEVWADAPANLNVRNPAFDVTSNRYIHGFICEEGIIAPQTVMEVTRKRFPWLF
- a CDS encoding GH3 auxin-responsive promoter family protein, which codes for MNVDGRAVSYGYSIGTYARLNPMFDRVSLLPRQEDIDKIGSGISRRDWQQRFELVYEMAKDHNVTATMGVTPVILHFARYIKHRYGKLPCAIWKPQALFCTSVRKIQFKYGPILKKYFGDVPIVEMYTATEGVFGQQLDDWPYITPNYDAYLFEVVTGKGVKLLHELKRGEWGRLIISSCMLPRYDIGDMVEAAGKNYFRIFGRRSTLTLLEHSLYRAFLGWTL